The Methylomusa anaerophila genome has a segment encoding these proteins:
- a CDS encoding MATE family efflux transporter produces MNHAAALGEEKIAKLLWRFSAPAIVGMVVNALYNIVDSVFVGNGVGEIGLAAVTIAFPIMLVLMGIGMLIGIGASTLVSIRLGEERRDDAENILGNAFVLIILLAILSTGGTLLFLEPVLVLLGAEENVLSYASDFTRIILWGSIFMHIGFGLNNIIRAEGNPKVAMATMLISAILNTILNPIFIFILKMGIAGSALATVIAQAVSAVWVLYYFTGKTSVLKLKSSNLRLDKDVVMEICKLGFSPFAMQIAASLVTILFNQSLLHFGGELAVASIGIINRVAMLILMPVFGISQGVQPILGYNYGAKNYNRVLEALKIGIYAATAVSVFGFIMTQVFSEKIVRVFNNNPELIAIGSNGLRILLVMLPIIGFQIIGANYFQATGKAGYAALLSMSRQVIILIPAILILPGFFGLRGIWSAGPVADFASSLLTGGLLWLEVRKLGVMEKQL; encoded by the coding sequence AAATGCTCTATATAACATAGTCGACAGTGTATTTGTCGGTAACGGCGTAGGTGAAATCGGACTCGCGGCGGTAACCATAGCCTTTCCCATTATGCTCGTTTTAATGGGCATTGGCATGTTGATTGGTATCGGGGCTTCTACATTGGTTTCGATACGGTTGGGGGAAGAACGGCGAGATGATGCGGAAAACATATTAGGGAACGCTTTTGTGCTCATTATTTTATTGGCTATACTGTCGACGGGCGGGACGCTGCTGTTCCTGGAGCCTGTCTTGGTCCTGCTGGGGGCGGAGGAGAATGTTCTTTCCTATGCCAGCGATTTTACCAGAATTATTTTATGGGGCAGCATTTTTATGCATATTGGATTTGGCCTGAATAACATTATTCGGGCGGAGGGGAATCCCAAAGTTGCCATGGCAACTATGCTGATTTCCGCAATACTAAATACCATTTTAAATCCCATTTTTATTTTTATCTTAAAAATGGGAATTGCCGGTTCGGCTCTGGCCACTGTGATAGCCCAGGCGGTATCGGCGGTTTGGGTTCTCTATTATTTTACCGGGAAAACCAGTGTGCTAAAATTGAAGAGTTCCAATCTGCGACTGGACAAAGATGTGGTAATGGAAATCTGTAAACTCGGTTTTTCGCCGTTTGCAATGCAAATTGCCGCCAGTCTGGTAACCATTTTATTTAACCAAAGCTTGCTTCATTTCGGCGGAGAATTGGCTGTGGCTTCCATTGGTATTATCAACAGGGTGGCAATGCTTATTCTTATGCCTGTTTTCGGAATTAGTCAAGGCGTCCAGCCTATTCTTGGCTACAACTATGGAGCAAAAAATTACAATCGTGTACTGGAAGCGCTAAAAATTGGGATCTATGCCGCTACCGCCGTCTCCGTCTTTGGTTTTATTATGACGCAGGTATTTTCTGAAAAAATAGTCCGGGTATTTAACAACAACCCCGAACTAATTGCGATTGGTTCCAATGGCCTGCGCATATTACTGGTTATGTTGCCGATCATTGGCTTTCAAATTATCGGCGCCAACTATTTTCAGGCCACCGGCAAGGCCGGCTACGCTGCGCTGTTAAGCATGTCACGGCAGGTGATTATACTTATTCCGGCAATTTTAATACTGCCCGGCTTTTTTGGGCTGCGAGGCATTTGGTCTGCCGGGCCGGTAGCTGATTTTGCGTCGTCGTTGCTTACGGGAGGGTTATTGTGGCTGGAAGTCCGCAAACTAGGCGTCATGGAAAAACAACTGTGA
- a CDS encoding DUF4870 domain-containing protein, whose amino-acid sequence MNDITGEQKILAIIAHLGYLLGGAGFIIAPLIIFILKKGDPFVYDHARQALISHLAVLVLSLAISFLCFLLIGILLLPVLAVVWIGLVITSVIAAIKALNGELYRYPFIQEIVDKI is encoded by the coding sequence ATGAACGACATCACCGGCGAGCAAAAGATTCTGGCAATTATTGCCCACCTGGGTTATCTTCTTGGTGGCGCCGGTTTTATTATTGCCCCACTTATTATCTTCATCCTGAAAAAAGGCGATCCTTTTGTCTACGATCACGCCAGGCAGGCTCTTATTTCTCATTTAGCTGTACTGGTTTTATCGCTGGCAATCTCATTTTTATGTTTCCTTCTCATCGGAATACTCTTACTGCCAGTTCTGGCGGTAGTCTGGATTGGTCTTGTCATTACCTCTGTTATTGCCGCGATTAAAGCCCTAAACGGCGAGTTATACCGATACCCCTTCATTCAAGAAATCGTCGATAAGATTTAA
- a CDS encoding putative signal transducing protein, with translation MWTVVYIASNRAQAELLKNVLCNEGVLANTRPAGVVSTLGDGLYEILVLESEADEAHAIICQHAVK, from the coding sequence ATGTGGACGGTAGTATATATAGCATCTAACCGGGCCCAGGCGGAACTTTTAAAAAATGTGCTGTGCAATGAAGGAGTACTGGCCAATACACGTCCGGCCGGGGTGGTTTCCACTCTTGGGGACGGATTGTATGAGATCCTGGTATTGGAATCGGAAGCCGACGAGGCTCATGCGATTATTTGTCAACACGCAGTTAAGTAG
- the pyk gene encoding pyruvate kinase, with protein MLKKTKIICTIGPSTDKLEILENMLNAGMNVARFNFSHGSHDDHAQRIAIVRAAAAKAQKPVALMLDTKGPEMRLGKFANGKVKLIAGQKFIITAKEILGSEEIASVNHKFLPREVVEGNTILLADGLVSLLIDAVEGDDIITTVLNSGEISDRKRVAVPGVSVGLPPVSEQDVADILFGVKQNMDFIAASFVQRATDVLAIRKVLENANSAMDIIAKIETAEGVKNIDEILKVSDGIMVARGDLGIEIPAEEVPLVQKMLIGKCNKAGKPVITATQMLESMITNPRPTRAEASDVANAILDGTDVIMLSGETASGQYPLEAVKTMASIAVRTEASLGYSDLLLSKGILPQRTTTDAISHATVQVAHELSAAAIVTATQSGYTARMVSKYRPQATIVAVTPTEKIVRRMMLLWGVLPVSGPSSPNSDEMVQNAIASSLTAGVVKDGDLVVITAGVPAGVSGTTNMIRVHIVGNILMKGTGIGQKVVTGRTCVASSIKDVKTKFQPGDILVVTSVDEETAVYAAQAAAIVAEEGGLTSHAAIVGVSFGIPVIVGVDGATERLSDGAVITVDAARGLVYQGEIHAK; from the coding sequence TTGCTAAAAAAAACCAAGATCATTTGTACAATAGGCCCGAGTACTGATAAGTTGGAAATATTGGAAAATATGTTGAATGCCGGTATGAATGTTGCCAGATTCAATTTTTCTCATGGATCTCACGATGATCATGCCCAACGAATTGCCATTGTGCGCGCTGCCGCCGCTAAAGCACAAAAGCCGGTAGCTTTAATGCTGGACACTAAGGGACCGGAAATGCGGCTTGGTAAATTTGCTAATGGTAAGGTAAAGTTAATAGCCGGCCAAAAATTTATCATCACTGCCAAAGAGATATTAGGTAGTGAGGAGATTGCATCTGTCAATCATAAGTTTTTACCCCGGGAGGTTGTGGAAGGCAACACCATCCTGTTGGCTGACGGTTTGGTCAGCTTGCTGATTGATGCGGTTGAAGGGGACGATATTATCACCACTGTGCTCAATAGTGGTGAAATCAGTGACCGCAAACGGGTTGCCGTCCCAGGGGTTAGTGTAGGTTTACCACCGGTTTCGGAGCAAGATGTGGCAGATATTTTGTTTGGTGTTAAACAGAACATGGATTTTATTGCGGCATCTTTTGTTCAGCGGGCTACTGACGTACTTGCCATCCGCAAAGTCTTGGAAAATGCCAACTCTGCTATGGATATCATCGCAAAAATTGAAACCGCGGAAGGTGTAAAAAATATCGACGAAATTCTTAAAGTATCGGACGGCATCATGGTGGCCCGCGGGGACCTAGGGATAGAAATTCCCGCTGAGGAAGTGCCGCTGGTGCAAAAGATGCTGATTGGAAAATGTAATAAGGCGGGAAAACCCGTTATTACTGCCACCCAGATGCTGGAATCTATGATAACCAATCCGCGTCCCACGAGAGCCGAGGCCAGTGATGTGGCCAATGCCATTTTAGATGGAACGGACGTTATTATGTTAAGCGGAGAAACGGCATCCGGTCAATATCCGCTGGAAGCGGTTAAGACGATGGCAAGTATTGCCGTTCGCACCGAAGCTTCCTTAGGTTACAGCGATCTTTTACTATCGAAAGGAATTTTACCGCAGCGGACAACCACTGACGCGATTAGCCATGCCACTGTGCAGGTTGCTCATGAGCTGAGCGCAGCTGCCATTGTTACGGCGACTCAGTCGGGGTATACCGCCCGTATGGTATCAAAGTATAGACCCCAGGCTACCATCGTAGCGGTTACTCCTACTGAAAAAATAGTGCGCCGAATGATGCTTCTTTGGGGAGTTTTGCCAGTGTCCGGACCTAGTTCACCCAATTCCGATGAAATGGTCCAAAATGCAATAGCCAGTTCCCTTACCGCCGGAGTGGTCAAAGACGGTGACTTGGTGGTGATTACCGCCGGAGTTCCTGCTGGCGTATCCGGTACTACTAATATGATAAGGGTACATATCGTGGGCAATATTTTAATGAAGGGAACAGGCATAGGTCAAAAAGTTGTTACCGGCAGAACTTGTGTCGCTTCTTCGATAAAAGATGTAAAAACTAAATTTCAGCCCGGAGATATCCTTGTGGTTACAAGCGTCGACGAGGAAACCGCTGTGTACGCTGCCCAAGCTGCCGCTATTGTAGCGGAAGAAGGCGGTCTTACTTCTCATGCCGCAATCGTCGGGGTGAGTTTCGGAATTCCGGTCATTGTCGGTGTTGATGGGGCAACTGAGCGTCTAAGTGATGGCGCGGTTATTACCGTAGATGCCGCTCGGGGACTTGTGTACCAAGGAGAAATACACGCGAAATAG
- a CDS encoding acyltransferase, with protein sequence MTKLRIPALDYIRGLSMLGVIGIHTGAYSLTNPNVNIHLFALLEIFTRFSVPIFFFVSSFGLFWQQPLNGKFDYLDFMRRRFRVVLLPYLMWSILYMVHYTWVTTDMSIWEKPLVFEYFAFGLASYQLYFLVILMWFYLLMPLWRLIVRRIVNSPVPIMSVLLILQIVVNYYSSYLLQANFENRYLNIAIQHRMSYLIVHYVFIFILGAVCAVMYPQFAEALRRCQRSVWAFFTVSLAGMLAYYYFLLYFTSHGPESAVNIVHQLSPIGVIYTLAATLFWFRLFNTNAMPSGLSAFLSCLGKYSYPVYLVHPLVMYYLAGFLQLHHLPMTVAITVVFYVITVCASIAIAMAIRNLGLFVPFLNLLLTGSVYKRNDIKPNI encoded by the coding sequence ATGACAAAACTACGTATTCCAGCTCTTGATTACATCCGCGGTTTGTCTATGCTGGGAGTTATCGGCATTCATACCGGTGCCTATTCGCTGACTAACCCAAATGTCAACATTCATCTTTTTGCCTTGCTTGAAATATTTACCAGATTCAGTGTCCCTATTTTCTTTTTTGTTTCATCCTTCGGGTTATTTTGGCAGCAGCCGCTTAATGGTAAATTCGACTATTTAGATTTTATGCGCCGTCGATTCCGGGTTGTATTGCTTCCTTATCTGATGTGGTCGATTCTATATATGGTCCATTACACCTGGGTCACCACCGATATGTCCATCTGGGAAAAACCGCTGGTTTTTGAATACTTCGCTTTCGGACTGGCATCCTACCAGCTATACTTTTTAGTAATTTTAATGTGGTTTTATCTCCTTATGCCATTATGGCGACTTATCGTTCGGCGGATTGTCAACAGCCCGGTACCGATTATGTCTGTATTGCTCATTTTACAAATTGTTGTGAATTACTACTCCAGCTATCTGCTGCAAGCAAATTTCGAGAATCGCTATCTTAATATCGCCATACAGCATCGCATGAGTTACTTGATCGTTCACTATGTTTTCATTTTCATACTGGGTGCCGTATGTGCAGTAATGTACCCTCAGTTCGCCGAGGCCTTGCGCCGCTGCCAGCGATCCGTTTGGGCATTCTTTACAGTTTCTCTCGCCGGTATGCTTGCTTATTATTATTTTCTTCTTTATTTCACATCTCATGGGCCGGAAAGCGCTGTCAACATCGTTCACCAGCTTAGTCCGATAGGAGTGATTTATACTTTAGCCGCCACACTGTTCTGGTTTCGTCTGTTTAATACTAACGCTATGCCGTCAGGACTCTCAGCCTTTCTAAGCTGTTTGGGGAAATATTCCTATCCGGTATATCTGGTACACCCGCTGGTTATGTACTATCTGGCAGGTTTCTTACAATTGCACCACTTACCAATGACCGTCGCAATAACTGTAGTTTTCTACGTAATTACGGTCTGCGCCAGTATAGCCATCGCGATGGCTATACGAAATCTCGGCCTGTTTGTGCCGTTCCTCAACTTACTTTTGACCGGTTCCGTGTATAAAAGGAACGATATTAAGCCAAACATCTAA
- a CDS encoding peroxiredoxin, translating into MDTLTEVAVGQVAPDFSLPATGGGIITLTQYRGKKVVLYFFSKDNTSGCTKEAVDFRDLYQDIVATGAQVLGISRDSIEVHEKFRIKYELPFPLLSDVDTHVGQLYGVFKEKNMYGKKVLGVERSTFIINEEGIVTHVFRKVKVAGHAAAVLSALKTDK; encoded by the coding sequence ATGGATACTTTAACTGAAGTGGCGGTAGGGCAGGTTGCACCCGACTTTTCTCTGCCTGCGACAGGTGGCGGTATAATCACATTAACCCAATACAGAGGGAAAAAAGTAGTGCTCTATTTTTTTTCCAAAGACAATACTTCGGGTTGTACAAAGGAGGCTGTTGATTTTCGCGACCTGTACCAGGATATTGTTGCGACAGGTGCACAAGTATTGGGAATCAGCAGAGACAGCATTGAAGTTCATGAGAAGTTCCGTATAAAATATGAATTGCCGTTTCCGCTTTTGAGTGATGTAGATACCCATGTAGGCCAATTATACGGTGTGTTTAAAGAAAAGAACATGTATGGTAAAAAAGTATTGGGGGTTGAACGCTCAACCTTCATCATCAATGAAGAGGGAATAGTAACTCACGTTTTCCGCAAGGTTAAGGTTGCGGGGCATGCTGCTGCGGTACTGTCAGCTTTAAAAACCGATAAATAA
- a CDS encoding CC/Se motif family (seleno)protein: METNVIIFPGARELIMGQGGVITLKVENRLIPGCSESKIAAIPVVQAGEPDEGNEAYQVVTVDDVKVYVHPTLTSGDNPQELRIGVETTLFDRRLMVIGAAGNNMHCGSCSC, encoded by the coding sequence ATGGAAACTAATGTCATTATTTTTCCCGGCGCCCGGGAACTCATCATGGGACAAGGCGGCGTTATTACCTTGAAAGTTGAAAATCGCCTAATACCAGGGTGCTCTGAGTCAAAAATAGCCGCTATACCTGTAGTACAAGCGGGGGAACCGGATGAAGGCAATGAAGCTTATCAAGTGGTTACTGTTGACGATGTCAAGGTATATGTTCACCCAACATTGACAAGTGGTGATAATCCGCAAGAGCTGCGGATCGGGGTTGAGACGACTCTGTTTGACAGGCGATTAATGGTAATCGGCGCAGCTGGTAATAATATGCATTGCGGAAGTTGTTCCTGTTAG
- a CDS encoding vWA domain-containing protein, with the protein MNSLADNIVGFVQILRQLGVRVSTAETLDAVKSISLINPLARDEFYAALKSMLVKNAEDLGNFHQAFNLFFVPPEAKQQQQEAWEAKQQLDFEQTQQAEEELVFQGQQLNIPAELKDIYKQLPEREKQRLQDFLEKTSTGNKVNESFQPVVENLVKSSLSFWQRQLSQEDLAQLAQARRQLLGMSELDNVVESAAGQGGSGRNPLLGKNMQDISENEIPQVTTLIKRLAHRLTTRISRRFRLTAKRKLIDIRQSIRRNMRYGGTMIALNYKTKKIHKPNIMILCDVSASMTKYVRFTLPLLYGLSSVVKNIESFIFANDLEKVTPYFHRGEDFARTTEKLLAKTSQMGQGTNVSVALSTLQQQYGNLLSSSTLLIIVSDANTLAPLETANELNIIGKRVKRILWLNTQTRERWRQNTAIPLFSKYCSMFECYSLAHLAKILSLNLTRQL; encoded by the coding sequence GTGAATTCACTTGCCGACAATATCGTAGGTTTTGTCCAGATTTTAAGGCAGCTGGGGGTGCGGGTTAGTACCGCTGAAACTCTTGACGCGGTTAAAAGTATAAGCTTGATTAATCCGTTAGCTCGCGACGAGTTTTATGCCGCGTTAAAAAGTATGTTGGTAAAAAATGCCGAAGACCTAGGAAATTTCCACCAGGCTTTTAACCTCTTCTTCGTTCCGCCGGAAGCAAAACAACAGCAGCAAGAAGCATGGGAAGCAAAACAACAGCTCGATTTTGAACAAACTCAACAGGCTGAGGAAGAACTGGTTTTTCAGGGGCAGCAGCTTAATATCCCCGCTGAGTTGAAAGACATATACAAACAATTACCGGAACGGGAGAAACAACGGTTGCAGGATTTCTTGGAGAAAACCTCTACCGGCAATAAAGTAAATGAGTCCTTCCAACCGGTAGTAGAAAACTTAGTAAAAAGCTCCCTTTCCTTCTGGCAGCGGCAACTTTCCCAGGAAGACCTGGCCCAGTTGGCCCAAGCCAGACGCCAGTTATTAGGAATGAGCGAACTGGATAACGTGGTCGAATCCGCTGCCGGTCAGGGAGGCAGCGGCCGTAACCCGCTCTTGGGTAAGAACATGCAGGATATTTCCGAGAATGAAATACCGCAAGTCACCACTCTTATTAAGCGACTGGCCCACCGGTTAACTACCCGTATATCTCGCCGTTTTCGCCTGACTGCCAAACGGAAATTGATTGACATTCGTCAGAGCATCCGGCGCAATATGCGGTATGGCGGCACCATGATCGCTCTTAACTATAAAACAAAAAAAATCCATAAGCCTAATATAATGATTCTATGTGATGTTTCTGCTTCCATGACCAAATATGTCCGCTTTACCCTCCCTCTTTTGTACGGTCTCTCCAGTGTAGTAAAAAATATTGAAAGCTTCATTTTTGCCAATGACTTGGAAAAAGTAACCCCTTATTTCCACCGTGGCGAGGACTTCGCCCGAACCACAGAAAAATTATTGGCTAAGACTTCCCAAATGGGACAAGGAACAAATGTCTCCGTCGCGCTGTCAACCTTGCAGCAGCAATACGGCAACCTTCTGTCTTCATCGACACTGCTGATTATCGTTAGCGACGCCAACACGCTGGCGCCTCTTGAAACCGCCAATGAACTAAATATTATAGGAAAACGAGTCAAGCGCATACTATGGCTAAATACCCAAACGCGCGAGCGCTGGCGCCAAAATACTGCTATCCCTTTGTTCAGTAAATATTGCTCCATGTTCGAATGCTACTCATTAGCCCATCTGGCCAAAATTTTATCCCTCAATCTCACCCGTCAACTCTAA
- a CDS encoding AAA family ATPase has product METGNFSQNSTEISIFDLKKAFETQGYITDKELLTTVYLALKLEKPLLIEGAPGVGKTEIAKVLSRVFDTELIRLQCYEGLDENKALYEWNYQRQLIKIQMSRDSACYQLNEHDVFSLEYLLERPLLKAIRADKRPVLLIDEIDKTDEEFEAFLFEILSDFQISIPELGTVKANHIPIVVLTSNHDRELSEGLRRRCVYLYIDYPSIEKEITIITTKIPQASNKLAEQIAAAVHHLRHNINLQKQPSIAETLDWTRAIVSMHADFLDPELVKQTMGLLLKQRDDLSSFQKELGPEGLCTAIKQHSAANMPPGHCDCRADSEGAGL; this is encoded by the coding sequence ATGGAAACAGGAAATTTTTCCCAAAATAGCACCGAAATCAGCATTTTTGATTTAAAGAAAGCTTTTGAAACTCAAGGTTATATAACTGACAAAGAACTTTTAACAACCGTTTATCTGGCTCTTAAACTGGAAAAACCCTTATTAATTGAAGGAGCTCCCGGTGTAGGCAAAACTGAAATTGCCAAGGTGTTAAGCCGGGTGTTCGACACAGAACTGATAAGGCTTCAGTGCTATGAAGGACTTGATGAAAATAAAGCCTTATATGAATGGAACTACCAGCGGCAACTCATTAAAATTCAAATGAGCCGGGATAGTGCTTGCTATCAGCTCAATGAACATGATGTGTTCTCACTTGAATACCTCTTGGAGCGTCCCCTTTTAAAAGCCATCCGTGCAGATAAGCGCCCTGTTCTTTTAATTGATGAAATTGACAAAACTGACGAAGAGTTTGAAGCCTTCCTGTTTGAAATACTTTCTGATTTTCAAATATCCATTCCGGAATTGGGCACAGTTAAAGCCAATCATATTCCTATAGTAGTTTTGACAAGTAACCACGACCGTGAACTCTCCGAAGGGTTACGCCGCCGCTGCGTATATCTGTATATCGATTACCCTTCAATTGAAAAAGAGATTACTATTATTACAACAAAAATCCCCCAAGCTTCCAATAAGCTCGCAGAACAAATTGCTGCCGCCGTACACCATCTGCGGCACAACATTAATTTGCAAAAACAGCCTTCTATAGCCGAAACACTTGACTGGACAAGAGCTATTGTTTCCATGCATGCCGATTTCCTAGATCCCGAATTGGTGAAGCAAACAATGGGGCTTTTGCTAAAACAGCGTGATGATTTAAGCTCATTCCAAAAAGAGCTTGGACCTGAAGGTCTATGTACAGCAATCAAACAGCACTCTGCGGCAAATATGCCTCCCGGCCATTGCGATTGTAGGGCAGATAGTGAAGGAGCCGGTCTGTGA
- a CDS encoding ECF transporter S component: MHKVLTRTALLLALTLLFQSLRFFIPIPPLFSTFIIGSLVNASLLIAAETVGIWPALLIAAVTPIVAYFQQLLVLPVFIIPVALGNASMVVVYLLTLKFGKVISVGIAAFTKTCVLYGLFTWLLALVVLPPKVAALLMFVMSWPQFVTGIIGGILAVLIAKRLKSTL; encoded by the coding sequence GTGCATAAAGTTTTAACCCGGACAGCACTGCTCTTGGCCCTGACTTTGCTGTTTCAATCACTGCGGTTTTTTATTCCCATTCCACCATTATTTTCAACATTCATTATCGGCAGTTTGGTTAATGCCTCCTTGCTGATTGCTGCTGAAACTGTCGGTATATGGCCTGCGCTTCTAATTGCCGCTGTGACGCCCATTGTTGCTTATTTTCAACAGTTGCTGGTGCTGCCTGTTTTCATTATTCCTGTGGCACTGGGGAATGCATCTATGGTTGTTGTTTATTTATTGACCCTAAAGTTTGGCAAGGTTATCAGTGTCGGGATAGCTGCATTTACCAAAACCTGCGTATTGTATGGGTTATTTACTTGGCTGCTTGCTTTAGTAGTATTGCCTCCCAAAGTTGCTGCGCTCCTGATGTTTGTCATGAGTTGGCCGCAATTTGTAACAGGCATAATTGGTGGCATACTGGCGGTACTCATAGCCAAACGGCTAAAGTCTACTTTATAA
- a CDS encoding M48 family metallopeptidase, protein MNDIVIADQMLKYSISYSKRRKTIKIRLVPPNLIEITAPNRMAKPEIEHLLTSKAKWINEQFSKLRTLANEPVNQCVTEGAPILYQGVPYILVWKSGQSNQEVKLCQDQIIICLPDCEQDKMNTVANQMLKIWLIDHAEKMFHEKTVFWANEIGVCPRRITIRDQKTRWGSCSSLGNINYNWRIIMAPPQVSDYLVVHELCHFIEPNHSTKFWDLVAKYMPDYKRHRDWLTKNGRILSRI, encoded by the coding sequence GTGAATGACATTGTTATAGCTGATCAGATGCTCAAATATTCCATATCGTACAGTAAGCGCCGCAAGACTATTAAAATCAGGCTGGTTCCTCCCAACCTGATTGAGATCACCGCGCCAAACCGGATGGCAAAGCCGGAAATTGAACATCTTCTTACCTCTAAAGCCAAATGGATTAATGAGCAATTTTCAAAACTCCGGACACTGGCAAATGAGCCGGTCAATCAGTGCGTAACCGAAGGCGCACCCATATTATATCAGGGAGTGCCATACATCTTAGTCTGGAAATCAGGACAAAGTAATCAGGAAGTAAAACTGTGCCAAGACCAAATCATTATTTGTTTACCGGATTGTGAACAGGACAAGATGAATACTGTGGCTAACCAGATGTTAAAAATCTGGTTAATTGACCACGCGGAAAAAATGTTTCACGAAAAAACTGTTTTCTGGGCTAACGAAATAGGAGTTTGCCCCCGGCGAATCACGATTCGGGATCAAAAAACCAGATGGGGAAGCTGCTCTTCCCTCGGTAACATCAATTATAATTGGCGGATTATTATGGCCCCGCCTCAAGTAAGCGATTATTTGGTTGTACACGAACTTTGTCACTTTATTGAACCTAACCATTCCACCAAGTTTTGGGACTTGGTGGCAAAATATATGCCGGACTATAAAAGACATCGTGATTGGTTAACGAAGAACGGGAGAATTTTATCCCGGATATAG
- a CDS encoding DUF4931 domain-containing protein, whose product MTTEHTHLFFDVDIGRTKPENIMNRNNDCPFCDRNSLEGVLAEDGPILLLKNKYPVLVDAFQTVLIETYDCDSELSVYPKDHLYRLMRFGITAWQEMIASNKYKSVLYYKNHGPFSGGTIRHPHMQIVGLKYIDYSFNMPLNSFEGIIIDRTAGVELNLATRPKVGFYEFNILLKDLNKLNDLRDLKNIDFMADYIQATAHFLLHHFHKWCNSYNLFFYQLEGKILVKVMPRFITSPLYIGYSIPQLSCHMEKVVQEMQNLYF is encoded by the coding sequence ATGACAACAGAGCATACCCACCTATTCTTTGATGTGGATATTGGAAGGACAAAACCTGAAAACATTATGAATCGAAATAATGATTGCCCTTTTTGTGACAGAAATAGCTTGGAGGGCGTACTGGCCGAGGATGGTCCGATACTGCTTCTTAAGAATAAATATCCTGTTTTGGTTGACGCTTTTCAGACAGTTCTTATTGAGACGTATGACTGTGACTCCGAATTGTCCGTATATCCTAAAGATCATCTTTACCGGTTAATGCGTTTTGGGATAACCGCATGGCAAGAAATGATAGCCAGCAATAAATATAAATCAGTTCTTTATTATAAAAACCATGGACCATTCTCGGGTGGCACCATAAGACATCCCCATATGCAGATTGTGGGACTGAAATATATCGATTATAGTTTCAATATGCCGCTCAATAGTTTTGAAGGCATCATAATTGACAGGACTGCAGGAGTGGAGTTAAATCTTGCGACAAGACCCAAAGTCGGTTTTTACGAATTTAATATTCTTCTCAAGGATTTGAATAAATTGAATGATTTGAGAGATTTGAAAAACATAGATTTTATGGCTGATTATATCCAGGCCACAGCTCACTTTTTATTACACCATTTTCATAAATGGTGTAACAGTTATAATTTATTTTTCTATCAACTTGAGGGGAAAATTTTGGTCAAAGTAATGCCGCGATTCATTACTTCGCCATTATATATAGGATATTCCATCCCACAGCTCTCATGCCATATGGAAAAAGTGGTGCAGGAGATGCAAAATCTTTATTTTTAG
- a CDS encoding GDSL-type esterase/lipase family protein gives MYYGDNTPFKVVAIGDSITYGFPYTPHFSWVNLAGEKLGIPMINKGVNGDTTSNMLKRFKLDVLKYYPSHVVITGGTNDAFALADAASVISNIHRMAEFANENNITPIVGLPIPCSYNRNDQIVALYREELRQYFFDYGISLLDFSAVFYDSINNSLRVNLFTDGIHPNQDGYCKMADMVVAFFRQNLSLPQAKVCPKSIDF, from the coding sequence ATGTATTATGGTGATAATACTCCTTTTAAAGTAGTGGCCATCGGCGATTCAATAACCTATGGTTTTCCGTATACACCGCATTTTTCCTGGGTAAACCTGGCAGGTGAGAAACTAGGCATTCCTATGATAAATAAAGGTGTGAACGGCGATACAACTAGTAACATGCTAAAGCGGTTTAAGCTTGATGTGCTGAAATACTATCCCTCCCACGTCGTTATTACCGGCGGTACGAATGACGCCTTTGCCCTTGCCGACGCGGCTTCAGTCATTAGCAATATACATCGTATGGCAGAGTTTGCCAATGAAAACAATATTACTCCCATTGTTGGATTGCCGATACCTTGCAGCTATAACCGGAATGATCAGATAGTAGCCCTCTACCGGGAGGAATTGCGTCAATACTTCTTTGATTATGGTATCTCGTTGCTTGATTTTTCTGCAGTGTTTTATGATTCTATCAATAACAGCCTTAGGGTGAATTTATTTACCGACGGCATTCATCCTAACCAGGATGGATACTGTAAAATGGCCGACATGGTTGTTGCTTTCTTCAGACAAAACTTAAGCTTGCCACAAGCCAAAGTTTGTCCTAAGTCAATTGACTTTTGA